ACCCATCCCTCCCCTTGTGTGCTCACCAACTGCTGCCCAAACTCTCCCCCTGCACTGAGCcctggcttcaccaggggccaTAGGAGACACCTAAAGTCAATGCCTAACGCTCCTTTTCACCTGGCCTTTGAGGGCCATGTAAGATGCAGAGAGGTCGATACGTGTTAGTTACCCTTTTGGCATGTTTTACGTCCATGCATGAGCCGAATCGCTTTAGCAGTTCGCTCAGTGAAAATTCTGCTGGATGTgtgagcagaaaataaaactttgtcATTTCCAAAGACAAAAGCTACAGTTCAAAAAACATCCAAAACTGTGTAACAGCAGTGGTTTCTCTTGGAAACCATTTGTTGTCTCTGATTTCAGGATGGCGAAATGCTGCATAAGAAGAACTTGTGATTTTTCAAACTCCTCTTCAAATTTCCCCATGAATGCATGAATCGCGTGGTGAGTTTGAGTCTGCCGGGGATGTGCTCGTTCTCAGCACATCTCAGCACTTGCAGTGGGGACAGCAAGTTTCCCCTTGTAAAGATTACACTGCTTCTACACTTTCTACTCTACGTGGAGCAGAGCTTTATTATTTTCCAATACCATGCACATACTTCAGAGGTATATGTGAAGTGCAAACCCCATGTTCCACACACAGAAATCCAGCAAACAGTTAATAAAAACCTTCTAGCTTATGTGAATTAAGTATAAAAAGTCTGACCTGTTTCCAATGGCTACAAAATTGCCTGGGGGAAGATAAAATATGGTTCCTTTAAAATGTAGCTATTTTACATCGGGGAACCTACGCATCAGTCCTTCCTATCACACATCTCCAGAGAAAGCAACAGCCATCCCACACACTCCTCTGCTCTGGATTGCTCAGCGCTTTGTCCTATATTAATCTGTAGGAGAAACTTAACCCTCTCATTAAACGCTTTGTGCTCAACAGATTAATCCTGAGGGACAGATCTCTAAAATACATCAGAAATTGGAACTCATTCCTAACAGCTCATCATCGTTCAGATGATTTCAGGTGCAAGCAAACCAGCAGTCCGAGATCCTACTGTAATCAGAATGCTTACAGACAGatttgtattttcatgtttaataaaggtttggggtttttttctcctcaataTAAAGCTTTCCAAGCATTCTGTAAAGGCAAGTGATTGCTACATTATCATTTTACAAACAGGAAACTGAGGCCCAAAAATATCATTTGAGCAGAGTAAAATAACAAATCCCAGcccaaaaagaaatgaaatcaaaaccttctggcaaaaaaaaaaaaattccttctccAACTACCTCTATTTAGTTGCTATGCAGcagttttttgtgtgtgtgtaaaaataACCCAACCAGCCAAACAAAGGAATGGCAATGAAATTACAAGCTTCAACATACTTACTCCCATACTGTTGGCATTAgtacaaaaataaagctttttattaactagtttacaaaaataaagtcTATTGAGTCACACAGGACCTCATCAGGGTGGGAGGGGAGCTATTTGACTTTGGAAGATAAAGCCTGTTTGAAACGTCTCTTTAGGTCTTGCATGTTGGGAGATTTGGGCCGAGGGATGATGGACGACCGCCTCCTGTCCATGGTGCCAGCACGCTGTAGTTTGCTGACCTCCTTGCAAAGATACTGGAAAACATCATAGACGCCTTGGAAGTCATCACTCGTGGATATTTCCAAGAACAGGCTTCCCAGTTCATTTGCCAGCTGCAGCCCCTCTTTCGCCTGTACTTGCCTGGCGTGCAGGAGGTCTGCTTTGTTCCCCACGATAATGATGGGAGTCCTGGCATCTGGGTGGACCTTGCGTATGTGCTGGTAGAGAGGTTGGACTGACTGGTAGCTGCTGTAATCTGTGATGGAGTAGACGAGGAGGAAGCCTTCTGCCCACTTCACACACCTGGAAAGGGAGTCCAGTACCTGCATACAGTCTTCCTGCATCTGTGGTATGACAGAGAGCACAAATTTGGGATCGGGTCATCAAAGTATGAAGCCTGTATCATAGATAGCACTGCTAAACAGGTCCAAAGGGAACCCTGAGTTGTTTTAGGAGATTAAGTTTAGCCTTATAGGAAGCTGAGGCTCAAAACCTGAGCCTTCAGGTGGCAGAGAAGAACCGATCGATCCAAAGCATCTCCATACCTGGATGCACCCCGGCGTGTCTTGGATCTGCACAGCAACGTGGTCCCCCTCCAGGTGCACCAGCCTGGAGTAGAGGTTGCCTGGGGAGCAGAAAACTGTCAGGCACAACCCTCATCCAGGGTTCCCAGCCACAGAGTTTCCCCACCACCTCACCTGTGTTCGGCTCATAGTCCCCAATGAACCGCTTCGTCAGGAACCGCACAATCATCGCTGAAACACAGAGCAGCCGCTTTAGGTGGGATGGATGCACAGAtgggggatgaggggatggaTAGGGGACAGGCAGGCAGGAGATGGAGGGACAGGGGAAGAGGGGGTGGGTAGGGGCTTAGTGGATGGGGGATGGAGTgatggacggacaagggaagagTGGATGGATAGGGGATGGGTGGACAGGGATAGACAGGCAGATGGATGGACACGGAAAGAGGGGACGGATAGGGGATAGGCaggcaggggatggaggggtggATGGACAGAGGAAGAGGGGATGGGTAGGGGATAGGCAGATAAGGGATGGACAGGCAgatggacaagggaagagagaaCGGATAGGGGATGGGCAGATGGACAGGTGGATGgacagggaaagaggggacGGATAGGGGATAGGCAGGCAGGGGATGAGGGGACGGATAGGGGGTGggtggatg
This genomic window from Phaenicophaeus curvirostris isolate KB17595 chromosome 1, BPBGC_Pcur_1.0, whole genome shotgun sequence contains:
- the RASL11A gene encoding ras-like protein family member 11A — its product is MRLPGMSQPLLLAPIAELAPGPPGARLRLAVLGARGVGKSAMIVRFLTKRFIGDYEPNTGNLYSRLVHLEGDHVAVQIQDTPGCIQMQEDCMQVLDSLSRCVKWAEGFLLVYSITDYSSYQSVQPLYQHIRKVHPDARTPIIIVGNKADLLHARQVQAKEGLQLANELGSLFLEISTSDDFQGVYDVFQYLCKEVSKLQRAGTMDRRRSSIIPRPKSPNMQDLKRRFKQALSSKVK